The uncultured Trichococcus sp. DNA window CAAGCAGTCTTATTGGCAATCACGCTCATATTGATCCTGTATTATGAAAGAAGGAAGGACAAAATCCGGCACTACCACGTGAAACAGCCCTTGTTGATTTTTGCGGTAGGATTGTTTTTGGGTGGGTTCTCTGTCTTCATCGGCATCGGCGGAGGTCCGCTGAATGTGACGCTGATGGTACTGCTGTTCTCCTTCACGATCAAGGAAGCGATCAGCTATTCGATTGCGACGGTTTTCTGTTCGCAGATTTCGAAGCTGGGAAGCGTCGTGCTGGCGGGTGAACTTGGTAACTATTCCTTGACCTTCATGATCGTCGCTGGAGTCGCATCAGTGGCCGGCGGATATGTCGGGACCGCTATGAATCAGAAATTGTCGAACAAAAATGTCTCTGTTATTTTTCAGGTGCTGGTTCTGTTGCTGCTGTTCGTGAGTTTTTACAACACCTACATGGGCTTGCGATAAGAAAAATTGGCCGTCTCTATTGTGAGGCGGCCAATTTTTGGTATATGCCCACAACGGGTTGTCCGCCCGTAAATGAAAGCGTTACAAAATAGCTTGACACTTCTTTGTTGTGGGGTTATAATTCATTTAGTTAATATTTAGTAAAAATAACGAGTAAATATTTATCAAAACAAAAAGGAGCGGATGAAGATGGAATTGACAGGGTTGAAGCAAAAATTTGAGGAATTATTCGGCAAAGGGGATTACACAGCGTTTTTCGCACCAGGACGGATCAATCTGATCGGTGAGCATACGGATTACAATGGCGGGAATGTCTTTCCTTGCGCAATCACACTGGGAACTTACGCGATTGCGGCAAAAAATGATCTGAAGCAGGTCCGTCTTTACTCAGAAAATTTCCCGGAAGCCGGCGTCATCAGCTTCGACTTGGCCGATCTTGATCACAAAAAAGCTGACAGCTGGGCAAACTACCCGAAAGGCATGCTGCGCTACCTGAAGGAAGCCGGTCACGCCATCCCGGAAGGCATGGATATGGTCATTTTCGGAAATATTCCGAACGGATCGGGTCTGTCCTCATCCGCATCCCTTGAACTGCTGATGGGTGTCGTTTTAGATAATCTGTTCGATTTGAACGTGGATCGTTTAGACCTCATCAAAACTGGTAAACGCGTGGAGAACGAGTTCATCGGCGTGAACAGCGGTATCATGGATCAGTTCGCTGTCGGCATGGGCGAGGAAAACAAAGCGATTTTGCTGGACTGCAATACGCTGGAATATGAATTGGTACCTGTAGAATTGGGCAATCACGCAATCGTCATCATGAATACGAAAAAACGTCGCGAATTGGTCGACTCCAAGTACAACGAACGCCGCAGCGAATGCGAAGAAGCCTTGGCGAAACTGCAGAATGTCGTATCGGTCGGCAGCCTAGGCGAACTCGATGAAGAAACGTTCGAAAATGCGAAAGCAGTTCTGGAGAGCGATGTCTTGTACCGCCGTGCGCGCCATGCCGTAACCGAGAACCAACGCACCTTGAAAGCCAAAGCGGCTTTGCAGGCGGGCGAATTGGAAGCATTCGGCCAATTGATGAACCAGTCGCATATTTCTTTACGGGACGATTATGAAGTGACCGGCATCGAATTGGACACCCTGGTTCAAGCCGCATGGGATCAACCGGGTGTCTTGGGTGCGCGTATGACCGGAGCGGGATTCGGCGGCTGCGCGATCGCCATCGTCGAAAAAGAGGC harbors:
- a CDS encoding galactokinase; its protein translation is MELTGLKQKFEELFGKGDYTAFFAPGRINLIGEHTDYNGGNVFPCAITLGTYAIAAKNDLKQVRLYSENFPEAGVISFDLADLDHKKADSWANYPKGMLRYLKEAGHAIPEGMDMVIFGNIPNGSGLSSSASLELLMGVVLDNLFDLNVDRLDLIKTGKRVENEFIGVNSGIMDQFAVGMGEENKAILLDCNTLEYELVPVELGNHAIVIMNTKKRRELVDSKYNERRSECEEALAKLQNVVSVGSLGELDEETFENAKAVLESDVLYRRARHAVTENQRTLKAKAALQAGELEAFGQLMNQSHISLRDDYEVTGIELDTLVQAAWDQPGVLGARMTGAGFGGCAIAIVEKEAIPAFIENVGKTYEAAIGYPAEFYIAEISDGAKRL
- a CDS encoding sulfite exporter TauE/SafE family protein, which produces MIYLLYAVVMFIASVTGALAGLGGGVIIKQLLDVIGYHNAVEIGFYASVAIFIMGIVAIGKLYRNGFPFDIKIVSLVSIGSLVGGYLGQTAFMTLINSTKEGYVKAIQAVLLAITLILILYYERRKDKIRHYHVKQPLLIFAVGLFLGGFSVFIGIGGGPLNVTLMVLLFSFTIKEAISYSIATVFCSQISKLGSVVLAGELGNYSLTFMIVAGVASVAGGYVGTAMNQKLSNKNVSVIFQVLVLLLLFVSFYNTYMGLR